A genomic segment from Echeneis naucrates chromosome 20, fEcheNa1.1, whole genome shotgun sequence encodes:
- the LOC115060649 gene encoding copine-3-like isoform X4 produces the protein MVQKLKFEVYDIDNDMCSLQDADFLGEVECTLGQIVSSQKLTRPLVMKDKMPAGKGTITICAEERTDSRVVVFDIAARKLDKKDFFGRSDPFLELHKQTETGWQLAHRTEVVKYNLNPTWKQFRVSLQALCGGDVEKSIKVDCYDFNNSGTHEIIGSFHSTLSQIQQASQTYAAEFECINNKKKQKKKRYQNSGVIIIKQCKIVKEYTFLDYIMGGCQINFTIAIDFTGSNGDPKSPNSLHYISPHGYNEYLAAIWAVGNVIQDYDSDKMFPAFGFGAQVPPTWQVSHEFPINFNPSNPFCAGIEGVVTAYQQCLPQVKLYGPTNFSPIINHVAHFGRQAMQQETASQYFVLLIITDGVITDMDHTLQAIVNASRLPMSIIIVGVGGADFSAMEFLDGDDGILRAATGETAMRDIVQFVPFRQFQNSPQELLAQSVLAEVPGQVMSFFNTMKLKPPHSDTPSP, from the exons ATGGTGCAGAAGTTAAAGTTTGAAGTTTATGACATTGACAATGACATGTGCAGTCTGCAAGACGCTGACTTCCTGGGAGAAGTGGAGTGTACACTGGGACAG atTGTGTCCTCGCAGAAATTAACAAGACCCCTTGTCATGAAGGACAAGATGCCTGCAGGAAAAGGAACTATTACT ATATGTGCTGAAGAAAGAACTGACAGCAGAGTGGTAGTGTTTGATATTGCAGCTAGAAAACTGGACAAAAAG GATTTCTTTGGAAGGTCAGACCCCTTCCTGGAATTACACaagcagacagaaactggatGGCAGCTGGCTCATAGGACTGAG GTGGTGAAATACAACCTAAACCCAACATGGAAACAATTCCGTGTCTCACTGCAGGCACTCTGTGGAGGTGACGTGGAGAAATCCATAAAG gtggattgTTACGACTTTAACAACAGTGGCACCCACGAAATCATTGGTTCCTTCCACAGCACACTTTCCCAGATTCAGCAGGCTTCACAGACATATGCG GCTGAATTTGAATGCATCAACaataaaaagaagcagaagaagaaaagatacCAAAACTCAGGTGTAATTATCATAAAACAATGCAAG atagTGAAGGAATACACATTTCTGGATTACATAATGGGTGGCTGTCAGATTAACTTCACT ATTGCTATTGACTTCACAGGTTCTAACGGGGATCCCAAATCCCCTAACTCCCTCCACTACATCAGTCCTCATGGCTATAATGAATACCTGGCAGCTATATGGGCTGTGGGTAACGTCATCCAGGACTATGACAG TGACAAGATGTTCCCTGCTTTTGGTTTTGGAGCCCAGGTCCCTCCAACGTGGCAG GTTAGCCATGAGTTTCCCATCAACTTCAACCCATCAAATCCATTTTGCGCAG GTATTGAAGGTGTGGTGACTGCCTACCAGCAGTGTCTGCCCCAAGTCAAACTTTATGGCCCAACAAACTTTTCTCCAATCATCAACCATGTAGCCCACTTTGGCAGACAGGCCATGCAGCAGGAAACTGCTTCT CAATACTTTGTCTTGCTTATCATCACTGACGGAGTGATCACAGACATGGATCACACCCTTCAAGCGATCGTCAATGCCTCCCGCCTGCCCATGTCCATTATCATCGTTGGGGTTGGGGGTGCAGACTTCAGTGCCATGGAGTTCCTGGATGGAGATGATGGAATTTTACGGGCTGCTACAGGCGAGACTGCCATGAGGGATATCGTGCAGTTTGTGCCATTCAGGCAGTTCCAAAAT AGCCCTCAAGAGCTGCTTGCTCAGAGTGTCTTGGCAGAAGTCCCAGGTCAGGTGATGAGCTTCTTCAATACCATGAAGTTGAAACCACCCCACAGTGACACACCTTCTCCCTGA
- the LOC115060649 gene encoding copine-3-like isoform X3: MATGGNSGPGTTACVTKVALSISCNNLLDMDVFSKSDPLCLLSMNTSGPHWSEIGRTEKIMNSLNPSFSKTFVIDYYFEMVQKLKFEVYDIDNDMCSLQDADFLGEVECTLGQIVSSQKLTRPLVMKDKMPAGKGTITICAEERTDSRVVVFDIAARKLDKKDFFGRSDPFLELHKQTETGWQLAHRTEVVKYNLNPTWKQFRVSLQALCGGDVEKSIKVDCYDFNNSGTHEIIGSFHSTLSQIQQASQTYAAEFECINNKKKQKKKRYQNSGVIIIKQCKIVKEYTFLDYIMGGCQINFTIAIDFTGSNGDPKSPNSLHYISPHGYNEYLAAIWAVGNVIQDYDSDKMFPAFGFGAQVPPTWQVSHEFPINFNPSNPFCAGIEGVVTAYQQCLPQVKLYGPTNFSPIINHVAHFGRQAMQQETASQYFVLLIITDGVITDMDHTLQAIVNASRLPMSIIIVGVGGADFSAMEFLDGDDGILRAATGETAMRDIVQFVPFRQFQNSPQELLAQSVLAEVPGQVMSFFNTMKLKPPHSDTPSP; this comes from the exons ATGGCAACAGGGGGAAACTCAGGTCCAGGCACCACGGCCTGTGTGACCAAGGTAGCGCTCAGCATCTCCTGTAACAATCTGCTTGACATGGACGTGTTCTCAAAGTCTGACCCTCTATGTTTACTGTCCATGAACACTTCTGGGCCGCACTGGTCTGAG ATTGGCCggacagagaaaataatgaaCTCCCTCAATCCCAGTTTCTCAAAGACTTTTGTCATCGACTACTACTTTGAGATGGTGCAGAAGTTAAAGTTTGAAGTTTATGACATTGACAATGACATGTGCAGTCTGCAAGACGCTGACTTCCTGGGAGAAGTGGAGTGTACACTGGGACAG atTGTGTCCTCGCAGAAATTAACAAGACCCCTTGTCATGAAGGACAAGATGCCTGCAGGAAAAGGAACTATTACT ATATGTGCTGAAGAAAGAACTGACAGCAGAGTGGTAGTGTTTGATATTGCAGCTAGAAAACTGGACAAAAAG GATTTCTTTGGAAGGTCAGACCCCTTCCTGGAATTACACaagcagacagaaactggatGGCAGCTGGCTCATAGGACTGAG GTGGTGAAATACAACCTAAACCCAACATGGAAACAATTCCGTGTCTCACTGCAGGCACTCTGTGGAGGTGACGTGGAGAAATCCATAAAG gtggattgTTACGACTTTAACAACAGTGGCACCCACGAAATCATTGGTTCCTTCCACAGCACACTTTCCCAGATTCAGCAGGCTTCACAGACATATGCG GCTGAATTTGAATGCATCAACaataaaaagaagcagaagaagaaaagatacCAAAACTCAGGTGTAATTATCATAAAACAATGCAAG atagTGAAGGAATACACATTTCTGGATTACATAATGGGTGGCTGTCAGATTAACTTCACT ATTGCTATTGACTTCACAGGTTCTAACGGGGATCCCAAATCCCCTAACTCCCTCCACTACATCAGTCCTCATGGCTATAATGAATACCTGGCAGCTATATGGGCTGTGGGTAACGTCATCCAGGACTATGACAG TGACAAGATGTTCCCTGCTTTTGGTTTTGGAGCCCAGGTCCCTCCAACGTGGCAG GTTAGCCATGAGTTTCCCATCAACTTCAACCCATCAAATCCATTTTGCGCAG GTATTGAAGGTGTGGTGACTGCCTACCAGCAGTGTCTGCCCCAAGTCAAACTTTATGGCCCAACAAACTTTTCTCCAATCATCAACCATGTAGCCCACTTTGGCAGACAGGCCATGCAGCAGGAAACTGCTTCT CAATACTTTGTCTTGCTTATCATCACTGACGGAGTGATCACAGACATGGATCACACCCTTCAAGCGATCGTCAATGCCTCCCGCCTGCCCATGTCCATTATCATCGTTGGGGTTGGGGGTGCAGACTTCAGTGCCATGGAGTTCCTGGATGGAGATGATGGAATTTTACGGGCTGCTACAGGCGAGACTGCCATGAGGGATATCGTGCAGTTTGTGCCATTCAGGCAGTTCCAAAAT AGCCCTCAAGAGCTGCTTGCTCAGAGTGTCTTGGCAGAAGTCCCAGGTCAGGTGATGAGCTTCTTCAATACCATGAAGTTGAAACCACCCCACAGTGACACACCTTCTCCCTGA
- the LOC115060649 gene encoding copine-3-like isoform X1, translating to MEYYISATEILGRLFNCLCMPVVVCESVLQATMATGGNSGPGTTACVTKVALSISCNNLLDMDVFSKSDPLCLLSMNTSGPHWSEIGRTEKIMNSLNPSFSKTFVIDYYFEMVQKLKFEVYDIDNDMCSLQDADFLGEVECTLGQIVSSQKLTRPLVMKDKMPAGKGTITICAEERTDSRVVVFDIAARKLDKKDFFGRSDPFLELHKQTETGWQLAHRTEVVKYNLNPTWKQFRVSLQALCGGDVEKSIKVDCYDFNNSGTHEIIGSFHSTLSQIQQASQTYAAEFECINNKKKQKKKRYQNSGVIIIKQCKIVKEYTFLDYIMGGCQINFTIAIDFTGSNGDPKSPNSLHYISPHGYNEYLAAIWAVGNVIQDYDSDKMFPAFGFGAQVPPTWQVSHEFPINFNPSNPFCAGIEGVVTAYQQCLPQVKLYGPTNFSPIINHVAHFGRQAMQQETASQYFVLLIITDGVITDMDHTLQAIVNASRLPMSIIIVGVGGADFSAMEFLDGDDGILRAATGETAMRDIVQFVPFRQFQNSPQELLAQSVLAEVPGQVMSFFNTMKLKPPHSDTPSP from the exons ATGGAATATTACATTTCTGCTACAGAAATACTTGGAAGGTTGTTTAACTGTTTATGTATGCcagttgttgtgtgtgagagtgtcCTCCAGGCCACGATGGCAACAGGGGGAAACTCAGGTCCAGGCACCACGGCCTGTGTGACCAAGGTAGCGCTCAGCATCTCCTGTAACAATCTGCTTGACATGGACGTGTTCTCAAAGTCTGACCCTCTATGTTTACTGTCCATGAACACTTCTGGGCCGCACTGGTCTGAG ATTGGCCggacagagaaaataatgaaCTCCCTCAATCCCAGTTTCTCAAAGACTTTTGTCATCGACTACTACTTTGAGATGGTGCAGAAGTTAAAGTTTGAAGTTTATGACATTGACAATGACATGTGCAGTCTGCAAGACGCTGACTTCCTGGGAGAAGTGGAGTGTACACTGGGACAG atTGTGTCCTCGCAGAAATTAACAAGACCCCTTGTCATGAAGGACAAGATGCCTGCAGGAAAAGGAACTATTACT ATATGTGCTGAAGAAAGAACTGACAGCAGAGTGGTAGTGTTTGATATTGCAGCTAGAAAACTGGACAAAAAG GATTTCTTTGGAAGGTCAGACCCCTTCCTGGAATTACACaagcagacagaaactggatGGCAGCTGGCTCATAGGACTGAG GTGGTGAAATACAACCTAAACCCAACATGGAAACAATTCCGTGTCTCACTGCAGGCACTCTGTGGAGGTGACGTGGAGAAATCCATAAAG gtggattgTTACGACTTTAACAACAGTGGCACCCACGAAATCATTGGTTCCTTCCACAGCACACTTTCCCAGATTCAGCAGGCTTCACAGACATATGCG GCTGAATTTGAATGCATCAACaataaaaagaagcagaagaagaaaagatacCAAAACTCAGGTGTAATTATCATAAAACAATGCAAG atagTGAAGGAATACACATTTCTGGATTACATAATGGGTGGCTGTCAGATTAACTTCACT ATTGCTATTGACTTCACAGGTTCTAACGGGGATCCCAAATCCCCTAACTCCCTCCACTACATCAGTCCTCATGGCTATAATGAATACCTGGCAGCTATATGGGCTGTGGGTAACGTCATCCAGGACTATGACAG TGACAAGATGTTCCCTGCTTTTGGTTTTGGAGCCCAGGTCCCTCCAACGTGGCAG GTTAGCCATGAGTTTCCCATCAACTTCAACCCATCAAATCCATTTTGCGCAG GTATTGAAGGTGTGGTGACTGCCTACCAGCAGTGTCTGCCCCAAGTCAAACTTTATGGCCCAACAAACTTTTCTCCAATCATCAACCATGTAGCCCACTTTGGCAGACAGGCCATGCAGCAGGAAACTGCTTCT CAATACTTTGTCTTGCTTATCATCACTGACGGAGTGATCACAGACATGGATCACACCCTTCAAGCGATCGTCAATGCCTCCCGCCTGCCCATGTCCATTATCATCGTTGGGGTTGGGGGTGCAGACTTCAGTGCCATGGAGTTCCTGGATGGAGATGATGGAATTTTACGGGCTGCTACAGGCGAGACTGCCATGAGGGATATCGTGCAGTTTGTGCCATTCAGGCAGTTCCAAAAT AGCCCTCAAGAGCTGCTTGCTCAGAGTGTCTTGGCAGAAGTCCCAGGTCAGGTGATGAGCTTCTTCAATACCATGAAGTTGAAACCACCCCACAGTGACACACCTTCTCCCTGA
- the LOC115060649 gene encoding copine-3-like isoform X2, which translates to MEYYISATEILGRLFNCLCMPVVVCESVLQATMATGGNSGPGTTACVTKVALSISCNNLLDMDVFSKSDPLCLLSMNTSGPHWSEIGRTEKIMNSLNPSFSKTFVIDYYFEMVQKLKFEVYDIDNDMCSLQDADFLGEVECTLGQIVSSQKLTRPLVMKDKMPAGKGTITICAEERTDSRVVVFDIAARKLDKKDFFGRSDPFLELHKQTETGWQLAHRTEVVKYNLNPTWKQFRVSLQALCGGDVEKSIKVDCYDFNNSGTHEIIGSFHSTLSQIQQASQTYAAEFECINNKKKQKKKRYQNSGVIIIKQCKIVKEYTFLDYIMGGCQINFTIAIDFTGSNGDPKSPNSLHYISPHGYNEYLAAIWAVGNVIQDYDSDKMFPAFGFGAQVPPTWQVSHEFPINFNPSNPFCAGIEGVVTAYQQCLPQVKLYGPTNFSPIINHVAHFGRQAMQQETASQYFVLLIITDGVITDMDHTLQAIVNASRLPMSIIIVGVGGADFSAMEFLDGDDGILRAATGETAMRDIVQFVPFRQFQNAGTAALAQSVLAELPDQVASFFNLFDLKPPTEHSPS; encoded by the exons ATGGAATATTACATTTCTGCTACAGAAATACTTGGAAGGTTGTTTAACTGTTTATGTATGCcagttgttgtgtgtgagagtgtcCTCCAGGCCACGATGGCAACAGGGGGAAACTCAGGTCCAGGCACCACGGCCTGTGTGACCAAGGTAGCGCTCAGCATCTCCTGTAACAATCTGCTTGACATGGACGTGTTCTCAAAGTCTGACCCTCTATGTTTACTGTCCATGAACACTTCTGGGCCGCACTGGTCTGAG ATTGGCCggacagagaaaataatgaaCTCCCTCAATCCCAGTTTCTCAAAGACTTTTGTCATCGACTACTACTTTGAGATGGTGCAGAAGTTAAAGTTTGAAGTTTATGACATTGACAATGACATGTGCAGTCTGCAAGACGCTGACTTCCTGGGAGAAGTGGAGTGTACACTGGGACAG atTGTGTCCTCGCAGAAATTAACAAGACCCCTTGTCATGAAGGACAAGATGCCTGCAGGAAAAGGAACTATTACT ATATGTGCTGAAGAAAGAACTGACAGCAGAGTGGTAGTGTTTGATATTGCAGCTAGAAAACTGGACAAAAAG GATTTCTTTGGAAGGTCAGACCCCTTCCTGGAATTACACaagcagacagaaactggatGGCAGCTGGCTCATAGGACTGAG GTGGTGAAATACAACCTAAACCCAACATGGAAACAATTCCGTGTCTCACTGCAGGCACTCTGTGGAGGTGACGTGGAGAAATCCATAAAG gtggattgTTACGACTTTAACAACAGTGGCACCCACGAAATCATTGGTTCCTTCCACAGCACACTTTCCCAGATTCAGCAGGCTTCACAGACATATGCG GCTGAATTTGAATGCATCAACaataaaaagaagcagaagaagaaaagatacCAAAACTCAGGTGTAATTATCATAAAACAATGCAAG atagTGAAGGAATACACATTTCTGGATTACATAATGGGTGGCTGTCAGATTAACTTCACT ATTGCTATTGACTTCACAGGTTCTAACGGGGATCCCAAATCCCCTAACTCCCTCCACTACATCAGTCCTCATGGCTATAATGAATACCTGGCAGCTATATGGGCTGTGGGTAACGTCATCCAGGACTATGACAG TGACAAGATGTTCCCTGCTTTTGGTTTTGGAGCCCAGGTCCCTCCAACGTGGCAG GTTAGCCATGAGTTTCCCATCAACTTCAACCCATCAAATCCATTTTGCGCAG GTATTGAAGGTGTGGTGACTGCCTACCAGCAGTGTCTGCCCCAAGTCAAACTTTATGGCCCAACAAACTTTTCTCCAATCATCAACCATGTAGCCCACTTTGGCAGACAGGCCATGCAGCAGGAAACTGCTTCT CAATACTTTGTCTTGCTTATCATCACTGACGGAGTGATCACAGACATGGATCACACCCTTCAAGCGATCGTCAATGCCTCCCGCCTGCCCATGTCCATTATCATCGTTGGGGTTGGGGGTGCAGACTTCAGTGCCATGGAGTTCCTGGATGGAGATGATGGAATTTTACGGGCTGCTACAGGCGAGACTGCCATGAGGGATATCGTGCAGTTTGTGCCATTCAGGCAGTTCCAAAAT GCAGGCACTGCAGCCCTTGCCCAGAGTGTACTGGCAGAGTTGCCTGACCAAGTGGCCTCCTTCTTCAATTTATTTGACCTGAAGCCCCCCACCGAGCACAGTCCTTCCTAG
- the LOC115060955 gene encoding uncharacterized protein LOC115060955 isoform X2: MDGEFEREIDDDEWGPPIRKPLLTQVQKVGEQRSGNQAAVIPGQEWVLLKVHKRKWTEPRWTGPFQVTERTSHAVRLKGKGDTWYHWSQCAAAEEPLRTVAEVQRDLQETCTEPAGSKTDHSDKEEE; encoded by the exons ATGGATGGTGAATTCGAGAGGGAGATAGATGATGACGAGTGGGGACCACCAATCCGGAAGCCGTTGCTGACACAAGTTCAAAAG GTCGGCGAGCAGCGCTCAGGAAACCAGGCAGCAGTCATTCCAGGACAAGAGTGGGTCCTCCTGAAGGTGCACAAAAGAAAGTGGACTGAGCCCAGGTGGACGGGTCCTTTCCAGGTGACGGAGAGAACGTCACATGCTGTAAGACTCAAGGGCAAAGGTGACACCTGGTACCATTGGAGCCAGTGTGCAGCTGCGGAGGAACCCCTCAGGACAGTTGCAGAGGTGCAACGAGACCTACAGGAAACGTGCACAGAACCGGCTGGTTCTAAAACAGACCACTCCgacaaagaggaagaataa
- the LOC115060955 gene encoding uncharacterized protein LOC115060955 isoform X1 produces MEKKKEQEMLENQLRSMEEQMMTVPVPNPYVVLTNLAPLHKWFTCIDLANTFFCLPLVEDRRDIFSFTFKGTQWRYTCLPQGFALSPGLFNQVLKNVSECELPEGVTLVQYVNDLLLAAPTAVTCLEATSRVLFYLARAGFKVSKSKPQVTHKQVTFLGRVLSQKGASLSPVHRTTILHHPRPQKVKDMLSFLGLTGYSRQYVPNYTRLTQPLRACIREQGMRNLNSDVVWSQEVEQSFIALKQTLATAADLATPDYSCPFFLNDSGTGGVMNGVLFQKKRGERKVLMHVSVMLDRMERHPQCTQHATGLAKLIQKTAHIVMGHSLKVLTAHSVVAYVHSQAFTLTSLRQQKLSKVLDAPNITYTHEGINMAERIGVGEPHICKEQVAKEGKVRPDLQAEPLEGRVNLYTDGCCYRDEKEGLKAGYAVVQEQAGQFAVKKAEKLKGAQSAQRAEVGAVIEPLKMSAGQKVSIYTDSAYAAGAVHVELGQWLRTGFLTTSNKPIKHEAEMKELAEALLLPRQVAVIKCKGHDNTQSLTAKGNEAADKAAKEVTGYQTRLIMIYAETEERNDMEMERIKEMQEKTSPQELSVWKARGGSSDSRRWRGPDGRLIPPPALRQGMFEEAHGVGHIGVTQMMRNLKEWWHPFLKEMTKEWQVGEQRSGNQAAVIPGQEWVLLKVHKRKWTEPRWTGPFQVTERTSHAVRLKGKGDTWYHWSQCAAAEEPLRTVAEVQRDLQETCTEPAGSKTDHSDKEEE; encoded by the exons atggaaaaaaaaaaagaacaagagatGTTAGAAAATCAACTCAGAAGCATGGAGGAACAAATGATGACTGTACCAGTGCCTAATCCCTATGTGGTCCTGACTAACCTGGCCCCATTGCACAAATGGTTCACCTGTATTGATTTGgccaacacatttttctgtcttcctttagTGGAGGATCGCAGGGAtatcttttcatttactttcaaGGGAACTCAATGGAGGTACACCTGTTTACCTCAAGGCTTCGCGCTCTCCCCAGGACTGTTTAATCAAGTCCTTAAGaatgtgtctgagtgtgagctcCCAGAGGGGGTCACACTGGTGCAGTATGTGAATGATTTACTTCTGGCCGCACCTACGGCAGTAACCTGCCTGGAAGCCACCTCACGAGTGTTGTTTTACTTGGCGAGGGCAGGATTTAAGGTCAGTAAGTCGAAACCTCAGGTGACCCATAAACAGGTCACATTCCTAGGTCGTGTACTATCTCAAAAGGGGGCCAGTCTCTCACCAGTGCACAGAACTACTATCTTGCACCATCCACGGCCGCAGAAGGTCAAAGACATGTTGTCATTTCTAGGTCTTACGGGGTACAGTCGTCAGTATGTCCCCAACTACACCAGGTTAACTCAGCCCCTGAGAGCCTGTATTCGGGAACAGGGGATGAGAAACCTCAATTCGGATGTCGTTTGGTCTCAAGAAGTGGAGCAGTCTTTTATTGCCTTAAAACAGACTCTGGCGACTGCTGCGGATCTGGCTACCCCAGATTACAGCTGCCCATTCTTCCTCAATGATTCTGGAACAGGAGGAGTAATGAATGGTGTCCTGTtccagaaaaaaaggggggaaagaaaagtgtTGATGCATGTGAGCGTAATGCTAGACAGAATGGAACGACACCCCCAATGTACGCAGCATGCAACAGGTTTGGCCAAGTTGATTCAGAAAACCGCCCACATAGTCATGGGACACTCCCTAAAAGTTTTAACAGCACATAGTGTAGTAGCATACGTACACTCTCAGGCATTTACATTAACCTCGCTGCGGCAACAGAAACTGAGCAAAGTGCTGGATGCCCCcaacatcacatacacacatgaggGAATCAATATGGCAGAGAGGATAGGGGTAGGAGAGCCACACATCTGCAAGGAACAGGTAGCAAAGGAAGGGAAAGTCAGACCAGATCTACAAGCTGAACCCTTAGAAGGGAGAGTGAACCTCTACACAGACGGATGCTGTTATAGGGATGAGAAGGAAGGGTTAAAAGCAGGATATGCAGTTGTGCAGGAACAAGCAGGACAGTTCGCtgtgaaaaaggcagaaaaattgAAAGGAGCACAGtctgcacagagagcagaagtGGGGGCGGTAATAGAACCGTTAAAAATGAGTGCGGGACAGAAGGTGAGCATCTATACCGATTCAGCGTACGCTGCAGGGGCAGTGCATGTAGAATTAGGCCAATGGTTGAGAACTGGGTTTCTGACAACCTCCAATAAACCTATTAAGCACgaagcagaaatgaaagaattggCTGAAGCATTACTATTACCAAGACAAGTAGCAGTCATCAAGTGCAAGGGACATGACAACACTCAGTCATTAACAGCCAAGGGAAATGAGGCAGCAGATAAGGCGGCTAAAGAAGTGACAGGGTACCAGACTAGGTTAATAATGATCTACGCCGAAACGGAGGAAAGGAATGATATGGAGATGGAAAGAATCAAAGAAATGCAGGAAAAGACTTCACCCCAAGAACTGTCAGTCTGGAAAGCACGGGGAGGAAGTAGTGACAGTAGAAGGTGGAGAGGCCCAGACGGACGACTCATACCGCCACCAGCATTAAGACAAGGGATGTTCGAGGAGGCCCATGGGGTAGGACACATAGGAGTGACACAAATGATGAGAAATCTGAAGGAGTGGTGGCATCCTTTCCTGAAAGAGATGACAAAAGAATGG CAGGTCGGCGAGCAGCGCTCAGGAAACCAGGCAGCAGTCATTCCAGGACAAGAGTGGGTCCTCCTGAAGGTGCACAAAAGAAAGTGGACTGAGCCCAGGTGGACGGGTCCTTTCCAGGTGACGGAGAGAACGTCACATGCTGTAAGACTCAAGGGCAAAGGTGACACCTGGTACCATTGGAGCCAGTGTGCAGCTGCGGAGGAACCCCTCAGGACAGTTGCAGAGGTGCAACGAGACCTACAGGAAACGTGCACAGAACCGGCTGGTTCTAAAACAGACCACTCCgacaaagaggaagaataa